The following proteins are encoded in a genomic region of Synechococcus sp. ROS8604:
- the nadC gene encoding carboxylating nicotinate-nucleotide diphosphorylase: MARADLSITPRLRRQLGEWLQEDLGRGDLSATALRGREGEAQWQAKADGMFCGGVLVEPLLQELLGPSAPGLESRVLVHDGTPIEAGQRLLELRGPADQLVAMERTALNLAMRLSGIATATAALVAQLEGTGVALADTRKTTPGLRELEKYAVRCGGGVNHRMGLDDAAMLKENHLAWAGGVTAAILAVRSQAPWPARVIVEAETDLEAIAAVQAGADGVLLDEFSPEELVALVPRLRDHATRRRGAAPVVLEASGIQPSALAAYAATGIDLISTSAPMTRSSWLDLSMRFTSAG; encoded by the coding sequence TTGGCACGAGCAGATCTCTCGATCACACCACGGCTTCGCCGGCAGTTGGGGGAGTGGTTGCAGGAGGATCTCGGTCGCGGCGATCTCTCCGCTACCGCCCTGCGCGGGCGAGAGGGGGAAGCTCAGTGGCAGGCCAAGGCGGACGGGATGTTCTGTGGCGGCGTGTTGGTGGAGCCCTTGCTCCAGGAATTGCTGGGGCCTTCAGCACCGGGGCTCGAATCGCGTGTGCTCGTGCATGACGGCACGCCCATCGAGGCTGGGCAGCGATTGCTGGAGCTCAGGGGGCCGGCGGACCAGTTGGTGGCGATGGAACGCACGGCCCTGAATCTGGCGATGCGGCTGTCGGGGATTGCCACGGCAACGGCCGCTCTTGTGGCCCAATTGGAAGGCACTGGTGTAGCACTCGCTGATACGCGTAAAACCACCCCAGGGCTGAGGGAGCTGGAGAAATATGCCGTGCGTTGTGGTGGTGGAGTGAACCACCGCATGGGTTTAGATGATGCGGCGATGTTGAAGGAAAACCACCTGGCCTGGGCGGGTGGGGTCACCGCTGCGATCCTCGCGGTTCGCTCTCAGGCCCCCTGGCCTGCCCGTGTGATCGTGGAGGCGGAAACTGACTTGGAAGCGATCGCGGCGGTGCAGGCCGGAGCCGATGGGGTGCTGCTGGATGAATTCAGCCCGGAGGAGCTGGTGGCGTTGGTGCCGCGACTTCGGGACCACGCGACCCGCCGTAGGGGGGCTGCACCGGTGGTGCTGGAGGCCTCTGGGATCCAGCCATCTGCGCTCGCCGCCTATGCGGCCACTGGGATTGATCTGATCTCCACGAGTGCGCCGATGACGCGCAGCTCTTGGCTGGATCTGAGCATGCGCTTCACCTCTGCCGGGTGA
- a CDS encoding secondary thiamine-phosphate synthase enzyme YjbQ encodes MTHQFLSLRTEAPFQCLSLTTELRRFVQVHGGQDGAVVVSGQHTTTAVIINEMEERLLMDLQRWLSQQVPPGADWKHDDLELRQGIPDDEPRNAHAHLQALMLGNEVTVNVSNGELQLGQYQEVMLVELDGPRQRRVSLQWLSA; translated from the coding sequence TTGACCCATCAGTTCCTGAGCCTCCGCACCGAGGCTCCTTTTCAATGCTTATCCCTCACCACCGAGCTCCGTCGCTTCGTTCAGGTGCATGGTGGACAGGATGGTGCCGTGGTGGTGTCAGGTCAGCACACCACCACGGCTGTGATCATCAATGAAATGGAGGAACGGCTGCTGATGGATCTGCAGCGGTGGTTGAGCCAGCAGGTCCCCCCAGGAGCTGACTGGAAGCATGACGACCTGGAACTGAGGCAGGGCATTCCTGATGATGAACCGCGCAATGCCCATGCTCATCTACAAGCTCTGATGCTTGGCAATGAGGTCACCGTGAATGTCAGCAATGGAGAGTTGCAGTTGGGGCAGTATCAAGAGGTGATGCTTGTTGAGCTAGACGGACCACGCCAGCGCAGGGTGTCGTTGCAGTGGCTTTCGGCCTGA